The Chitinibacter bivalviorum genomic interval CAGCCTCAAACCGTCCCGTATCTCCCCATCGCCATCAACATCAGCCAATCATTAGGCAGGGCAAATGCCACCATTACATACGGCGACGTTCGGCCTGAATAATCGACAGATAAACCAAAGTTGAGCTCAACTCAAACTGCAAACCCGCATCCACAACGGCTTGCGCGAGCGTCTTACCCGCTTCGATTTTTTGGTTTACAAACAATAAGATCTCTTCATTCATCGCACACCTCAAGCCAACACATTATGTCGTTTGATTGTGCTTGCGAAAGATGAAATTGATTAGGGAAATAGTACGCGCTACGGCTTGGAAATATTACCAAGCCCTTGCCATACCTTTGTCACACCCCGTCCCGGAGAGCAAAACGCGGCCCGCTTCGCCTGCCCTGCGACGACTAGGGTGACACTTTCCGTTGAAATACCCAAACCCCGGCTTTTAACTCTGGCGGTAAGATGAGTTGGCTCAATTCAGCATGCTCTTGCCAAGCAAAAAAAGTTTGAGCTTCGTAATCCGCCCAATTACCGGTAATAAAACGAGAATGGCTGCCGATGACAATATAGGTTTCTACTTCGCGCTGGCGGAAAATTTGCCGCTCAAAATGATTGGCCGACGGCGGCCAACTACAAATCACCACCTTGGGCTGAAAACGGCTCAGCGCACTTATCGCATCAAGTCGCTGCACAGACTCAGGATACTTCACGACTTTTTCCCAGCTATAGTCGTCGGTCGCGGTGATGTCCACACCTTGCTCCGCGAGAAAACGGCTCAGCGTGCCATCTCCGGCGGCAATTTCTACAGTACGGCGATGACCGATCAATTGCGCCAATCCAGCAATCAACTCCCGACTATAAAAGCACCAAATGCCACGTTTCTCGACCAAGGGCATCAGCAAGCGCTTTTGCCACAACAGCGGCCAGATCAATCTGAAGGCGCGCATCGAGACGGGTTTACGGATCAGGTCTTTTTCAAACAGTAGTTTTTGCGCCAGCAGCCCGTTCAACAAATTAAATCGCACTTTGCCCGACTTCACGCCTGTTGCCGCTGAAAACGCATATTGCCGCAGCGCCTGCTCGGTTAATCGCTGCCGTATCTGATGATGAACAAATAGCTCGAATGCGCGACCATCGCGCTCTCCACTGAGAAATTTGGCATCGGGCTCCATCCTTTGCGCAGCTTTGCTGACCAACGCCTTGAGCTCCGCCGCATCGCGGCGAGCAAAGACCGCGGCCAGCTCATCACGCACCGTCAGCCATTCTTGTGGATGAGCTTGCGCCAACTCGGTAAAAGTTGGATTACTTTGCAACCATTGCCAGGTTTTTGCC includes:
- a CDS encoding SAM-dependent methyltransferase produces the protein MRLVAHDMASRPISGKNSLLNWWMCMVASSSAAKTWQWLQSNPTFTELAQAHPQEWLTVRDELAAVFARRDAAELKALVSKAAQRMEPDAKFLSGERDGRAFELFVHHQIRQRLTEQALRQYAFSAATGVKSGKVRFNLLNGLLAQKLLFEKDLIRKPVSMRAFRLIWPLLWQKRLLMPLVEKRGIWCFYSRELIAGLAQLIGHRRTVEIAAGDGTLSRFLAEQGVDITATDDYSWEKVVKYPESVQRLDAISALSRFQPKVVICSWPPSANHFERQIFRQREVETYIVIGSHSRFITGNWADYEAQTFFAWQEHAELSQLILPPELKAGVWVFQRKVSP